One window of the Rufibacter radiotolerans genome contains the following:
- a CDS encoding phosphatase PAP2 family protein, with amino-acid sequence MKKFFYSLVISLFTVSQVVGQSASPYKTSFKVDAPITAAGMGLSGLGLYLMQQKSAFTPEQAEAVQKSNVNSFDRFAAGNHSESAKKVSDVMLYSSLAAPALLLFDPEIKAKTGQVMVLYVETMAITGTLFTMGSAANPRVRPLVYDKSGAVPTSEKTRANAHNSFYAGHTAAVSTITFFTAKIFHDFNPDSPARPFVWAGAALVPAAVGYLRLEAGKHFLSDNLIGYGVGAVVGIVVPQLHKKGNNSGLSVSPSVIPVLGENLDGVTLQYKF; translated from the coding sequence ATGAAGAAATTCTTCTATTCTTTAGTTATTTCCCTGTTTACTGTTTCTCAGGTGGTTGGCCAGTCAGCCTCCCCTTATAAGACTTCTTTCAAAGTAGACGCGCCCATCACGGCCGCCGGCATGGGATTAAGTGGATTAGGCTTGTACCTCATGCAGCAGAAATCTGCCTTTACCCCTGAGCAGGCCGAGGCCGTACAGAAAAGCAATGTCAATTCCTTTGACCGATTTGCCGCTGGCAACCATAGTGAAAGCGCCAAAAAAGTAAGCGATGTCATGCTGTACAGCTCACTGGCCGCCCCCGCGTTACTGCTCTTTGACCCAGAGATAAAGGCTAAAACCGGCCAGGTGATGGTGTTGTATGTAGAGACCATGGCCATTACGGGTACGCTCTTTACCATGGGGTCTGCTGCCAACCCACGGGTTCGGCCGCTGGTCTATGATAAATCAGGAGCAGTGCCTACCAGCGAGAAAACCCGGGCCAACGCCCATAACTCTTTTTACGCCGGCCATACTGCGGCAGTGTCTACTATAACTTTCTTCACGGCCAAGATTTTCCATGACTTCAACCCGGACTCTCCGGCTCGCCCCTTTGTGTGGGCTGGAGCGGCCCTGGTACCGGCGGCAGTAGGATATCTGCGCCTGGAAGCAGGAAAGCATTTTCTCAGTGATAACCTCATTGGCTATGGCGTAGGGGCTGTGGTAGGAATTGTGGTGCCCCAATTGCATAAGAAGGGCAACAACAGTGGCCTTTCCGTCTCCCCTAGCGTGATTCCTGTGCTTGGCGAAAACCTGGATGGCGTAACCCTGCAGTATAAATTTTAA
- the metK gene encoding methionine adenosyltransferase — translation MPYLFTSESVSEGHPDKVADQISDALLDEFLKQDPQSKVACETLVTTGLVVLSGEVKTQAYVDVQKVAREVIARIGYTKSEYKFDAEACGIISAIHEQSDDINQGVERAKPEDQGAGDQGMMFGYATNETDSYMPLALEISHLLLKELAAVRKEGKEMTYLRPDAKSQVTIRYSDTHVPEKIDTIVISTQHDEFESSDANDKAASKQAEEKMVAKIKEDVLNILLPRVKSKLPQRTADLFADDITYHINPTGKFVIGGPHGDTGLTGRKIIVDTYGGKGAHGGGAFSGKDSSKVDRSAAYAARHIAKNLVAAGVADQVLVQVAYAIGVAEPVGLYVTTYGTTKVTGANGETMTDGEIADKVNELFEMRPYDIVKRFGLQNPIFSETAAYGHMGREAGVKKVQYKVNGQVEEREFETFTWEKLDYVDRIKASFNL, via the coding sequence ATGCCTTATCTTTTTACATCTGAGTCGGTATCCGAAGGGCACCCGGATAAAGTAGCCGACCAAATCTCTGATGCCCTGTTAGATGAGTTCCTTAAGCAGGACCCTCAATCTAAAGTGGCTTGTGAAACCTTGGTAACCACCGGTTTGGTGGTATTAAGCGGTGAAGTGAAAACGCAGGCTTACGTAGACGTGCAGAAGGTTGCCCGTGAAGTAATTGCCCGTATTGGTTATACCAAATCTGAATATAAGTTTGATGCCGAGGCCTGCGGAATTATCTCTGCCATTCATGAGCAGTCAGATGATATTAACCAAGGAGTAGAGCGTGCCAAGCCAGAAGACCAGGGCGCAGGCGACCAGGGCATGATGTTTGGCTACGCCACCAATGAGACCGATAGCTACATGCCCCTGGCATTGGAGATCTCGCACCTTCTCTTGAAAGAATTGGCTGCTGTCCGGAAGGAAGGGAAAGAAATGACCTACCTGCGTCCAGACGCCAAATCTCAGGTAACCATCCGTTACTCAGATACCCACGTTCCGGAGAAGATTGACACCATTGTTATCTCTACCCAGCATGATGAGTTTGAAAGCTCAGATGCCAATGACAAGGCCGCCTCTAAGCAGGCCGAAGAGAAAATGGTGGCCAAGATCAAAGAAGATGTGTTGAACATTCTCCTGCCAAGGGTGAAAAGCAAGCTGCCACAGCGCACCGCTGATCTGTTCGCAGATGATATTACCTACCACATTAACCCTACCGGGAAATTCGTGATTGGCGGACCGCACGGGGACACCGGCTTGACCGGCCGTAAGATCATTGTAGATACCTACGGTGGCAAAGGCGCCCACGGCGGCGGGGCATTCTCCGGAAAAGACTCTTCTAAAGTAGACCGTTCTGCGGCCTATGCTGCGCGGCACATTGCCAAGAACCTGGTAGCTGCCGGCGTAGCCGACCAGGTACTGGTGCAGGTAGCCTATGCTATTGGCGTGGCAGAGCCGGTAGGCCTCTACGTTACCACCTACGGAACCACTAAGGTGACCGGAGCCAACGGGGAGACCATGACTGACGGTGAGATTGCCGATAAGGTGAACGAGCTGTTTGAGATGAGGCCTTATGATATTGTAAAGCGCTTTGGTCTCCAGAACCCTATCTTCTCTGAAACTGCCGCATACGGCCATATGGGCCGGGAGGCAGGCGTGAAAAAAGTGCAATAC